One Chloroflexota bacterium genomic region harbors:
- a CDS encoding aspartate kinase encodes MTPAGAIVVDKFGGSVLTRPEDVAAAVEVVVRQRAAGLRPVVVVSAFEGVTDAILSSASVLLPDGGAILRGDSAHAPDSALARETDRALATGEALSAALFALGLEARGIPARSFSGAEAGIRTAAAHLGAAVRRVYSRPLRTAVADGLVPVVAGFQGIGAHGELTTLGRGGTDLSAVALAVALRADRCELFKDTGGVWEADPHLVPAARLMPVVDALQLELLGELGAEVVHPVAVRRARRGRLRLVVRSLDDEAPSTEVPPRPARGADGAMLLAVDRKERIARISLIGPASRMPELLPLPAHGEGSFDEGGLRVVWAEVPVARAAQAAQAVHAALMA; translated from the coding sequence ATGACGCCAGCGGGAGCGATCGTGGTCGACAAGTTCGGCGGCTCGGTGCTGACCCGGCCGGAGGACGTGGCTGCGGCGGTGGAAGTCGTGGTTCGCCAGCGGGCCGCCGGGCTGCGTCCGGTCGTGGTCGTCTCTGCCTTCGAGGGTGTAACCGATGCGATCCTGTCGTCCGCCTCGGTCCTGTTGCCCGATGGCGGGGCCATCTTGCGGGGGGACTCGGCCCATGCGCCGGACTCCGCGCTGGCCCGCGAGACGGATCGCGCCCTGGCCACCGGGGAGGCGTTGTCGGCGGCCCTTTTTGCGCTGGGCCTCGAGGCGCGCGGCATACCCGCCCGATCGTTCAGCGGCGCCGAGGCCGGGATCCGGACCGCGGCCGCTCACCTGGGCGCGGCCGTTCGCCGCGTCTACTCGCGTCCGCTGCGGACAGCGGTGGCGGACGGCCTGGTACCGGTCGTGGCCGGATTCCAGGGGATCGGGGCCCACGGGGAGCTGACCACCCTGGGGCGGGGAGGGACGGACCTCTCAGCCGTGGCCCTGGCGGTCGCCCTGCGCGCCGACCGCTGCGAGCTGTTCAAGGACACAGGAGGCGTCTGGGAGGCCGATCCCCATCTGGTCCCCGCGGCGCGGCTGATGCCCGTGGTCGACGCGCTTCAGCTGGAGCTGCTGGGGGAGCTCGGCGCAGAGGTCGTCCACCCCGTAGCGGTGCGCCGCGCGCGCCGGGGCCGGCTGCGGCTGGTTGTCCGGTCGCTGGACGACGAGGCGCCATCTACCGAAGTGCCGCCCCGTCCCGCGCGCGGCGCGGATGGTGCGATGCTGCTGGCAGTGGACCGCAAGGAACGGATCGCGCGCATCAGCTTGATCGGTCCTGCGTCACGAATGCCCGAACTGCTGCCGCTGCCGGCCCACGGGGAGGGCTCCTTCGACGAGGGCGGCCTCCGCGTCGTATGGGCTGAGGTCCCGGTAGCGCGGGCTGCCCAGGCCGCCCAGGCCGTCCACGCCGCCCTGATGGCCTAA
- a CDS encoding A/G-specific adenine glycosylase, with translation MPPRARAATLRAVRRRILGWYLADHRDLPFRRSRELWPVLVAEVMLQQTQASRISERFDAFLDRYPSPAAMAAATPAQVLTDWSGLGYNRRALNLHAAAVHIARDGWPETVEELERLPGIGPYSARAIASIAFGQPVGAVDTNVRRWIVRRFAADAADRRALQDLADRLAAAARSRDPEEAGTWTHATMEFGARICTARAPRCDICPVSRGCPSRSDPRRVPVPRQSSSTAATRAARGAVLRALATAPDHRLSWTKASQTENGEANAVDYREITEGLERDGLLHRSETDLILGPR, from the coding sequence GTGCCTCCCCGCGCTCGCGCTGCCACGCTCCGCGCCGTCCGACGGCGGATCCTCGGGTGGTACCTGGCCGATCACCGCGACCTGCCGTTCCGGCGCAGCCGGGAGCTCTGGCCCGTGCTGGTGGCCGAGGTCATGCTCCAACAGACCCAGGCTTCGCGTATCTCCGAACGCTTTGACGCCTTCCTGGACCGATATCCGTCGCCCGCGGCCATGGCCGCCGCGACTCCTGCTCAGGTGCTTACCGACTGGAGCGGTCTCGGCTACAACCGCCGTGCCCTGAACCTGCACGCCGCGGCCGTACACATCGCCCGCGACGGTTGGCCAGAGACAGTCGAGGAGCTGGAGCGGCTGCCGGGGATCGGCCCCTACTCGGCTCGTGCCATTGCGTCCATTGCGTTCGGCCAGCCGGTTGGCGCCGTTGACACCAACGTCCGACGTTGGATCGTCCGCCGCTTCGCGGCGGACGCGGCCGATCGTCGCGCCCTGCAAGACCTGGCCGACCGGCTGGCCGCCGCGGCGCGGTCCCGCGACCCGGAAGAAGCCGGCACCTGGACCCACGCCACGATGGAGTTCGGGGCGCGGATCTGCACCGCCCGCGCGCCGCGCTGCGACATCTGCCCCGTATCCCGGGGCTGTCCGTCCCGATCCGATCCGCGCCGAGTCCCGGTTCCCCGCCAATCGTCATCTACAGCGGCCACCCGCGCGGCGCGCGGCGCGGTTCTGCGGGCGCTGGCGACAGCGCCCGACCACCGGCTCAGTTGGACGAAGGCGAGCCAGACCGAGAACGGTGAGGCCAACGCCGTCGATTACCGGGAGATTACCGAGGGGTTAGAGCGAGACGGCCTTCTTCATCGGTCTGAGACAGACCTCATCCTCGGTCCGCGCTAG
- a CDS encoding redoxin family protein produces the protein MSGTTASLSVQVGDPIPSIGLRATDGYLLNLRSWVSKTPVAHVFFAGPTLSGAARSEAEVLARELAAAVPRLDAAGIAVTGITTDNERQQKDYATELNLPFLLLSDERLIAAQALGVPVAEKRGNTNVAQPVLIGVDETGLVRGIYHKPDPRLVAAIILETFREPLPA, from the coding sequence GTGAGCGGAACCACGGCCAGCCTGAGCGTGCAGGTGGGCGACCCCATCCCGTCCATCGGCCTGCGCGCCACCGACGGGTACCTCCTGAACCTGCGTTCGTGGGTGAGCAAGACACCGGTGGCCCACGTGTTCTTCGCCGGACCGACGCTCAGCGGAGCCGCGCGCTCCGAGGCGGAAGTCCTGGCCCGCGAGTTGGCGGCTGCCGTCCCGCGCCTGGACGCGGCCGGGATCGCGGTGACCGGGATCACGACCGACAACGAGCGCCAGCAGAAGGACTACGCGACGGAGCTGAACCTGCCGTTCCTGCTGCTCAGCGACGAGCGGCTGATCGCTGCACAGGCATTAGGCGTGCCGGTGGCCGAGAAGCGCGGCAATACGAACGTGGCGCAGCCGGTGCTGATCGGCGTCGACGAGACAGGGCTGGTTCGGGGCATTTACCACAAGCCCGATCCGCGCCTGGTGGCGGCGATCATCCTCGAAACCTTCCGAGAACCTCTCCCGGCCTGA
- a CDS encoding alcohol dehydrogenase catalytic domain-containing protein, whose translation MLAVRTYAAGEPLRLEELPVPVPHGTEVLVRVAGAGVCHTDLHIARTDLIKVERPITLGHEVAGSLAAVGHGAAPLLRRVKVREGDAVAVFGGWGCGECRECRRGEEQRCASGRSPGFQVDGGYAEYLLVPHPRHLIPLGQLDPVEAAPLADAGVTSFRAVRRAVPWLADGSRALLIGLGGLGQFALQFLRRLPEVVVGVREIDPDKIQIASRLGADVGFLAGDEELVFAGMGGPADVVFDFVGSDETLALAARFVAPGGLVSLVGEAGGQMTFSFAALPVEASLTTTSWGSPDDLRDVVQLARRGRLRWSVDRMPLREAAAAHDRLAAGQVPGRLVLVP comes from the coding sequence ATGCTGGCCGTCCGGACATACGCCGCCGGCGAGCCACTGCGACTCGAGGAGCTGCCCGTCCCCGTCCCTCACGGCACCGAGGTGCTGGTTCGAGTGGCCGGCGCAGGGGTGTGCCACACCGACCTCCACATCGCCCGGACCGATCTCATCAAGGTCGAACGGCCGATCACGCTGGGCCACGAAGTAGCCGGCTCGTTGGCGGCGGTCGGGCATGGGGCAGCACCGCTCCTGCGCCGGGTGAAGGTGCGCGAAGGCGATGCGGTGGCGGTATTCGGCGGCTGGGGTTGCGGGGAGTGCCGGGAGTGCCGCCGGGGAGAGGAGCAGCGCTGCGCGAGCGGCCGCTCCCCGGGGTTCCAGGTGGACGGCGGATACGCCGAGTACCTCTTGGTCCCCCATCCCCGCCACCTCATCCCGTTGGGCCAGCTGGATCCGGTGGAGGCCGCTCCCCTGGCTGACGCCGGGGTGACCTCGTTCCGCGCGGTCCGCCGCGCCGTTCCATGGCTGGCCGATGGGTCTCGGGCATTGCTCATCGGTCTGGGCGGGCTGGGCCAGTTCGCGCTCCAGTTCCTGCGACGGCTGCCGGAGGTGGTGGTGGGCGTGCGGGAGATCGACCCCGACAAGATCCAGATCGCGTCGCGGCTGGGCGCGGACGTGGGGTTCCTCGCCGGCGACGAGGAGCTTGTCTTCGCGGGGATGGGCGGGCCGGCGGACGTGGTGTTCGACTTCGTGGGATCCGATGAGACGCTGGCCCTGGCCGCGCGGTTCGTGGCTCCCGGCGGGCTCGTGTCGCTGGTCGGCGAGGCGGGCGGGCAGATGACGTTCTCGTTCGCGGCGCTCCCCGTGGAGGCGTCGCTCACCACCACGTCCTGGGGGTCACCTGACGACCTGCGCGACGTGGTCCAGCTGGCCCGCCGCGGCCGCCTCCGCTGGTCCGTGGATCGCATGCCGCTCCGCGAAGCCGCCGCCGCCCACGACCGACTGGCCGCCGGCCAGGTCCCCGGAAGACTGGTGCTCGTCCCCTAG